Genomic segment of Acinetobacter larvae:
GCTCAGCTTCATATGCCTTAATGGTGTAGTCTTTTACATTACGATACCAACCGTGGTCATAATCTCCGCCACACACACTAATATTTCCTTTACCACCATTTTGTTTATCTATCACTTGTGCTTCACAAAATGTTGATAAGTTTTTAAAAATCTCATTCTTACCGCGATTATGATGATAGGTTAAACGTACTTGCAAATGATCTTCTTCTGCAAATAAATCTTGGAAATTCATTTCATTCCCCAAACGAATCGCCAACATTTTTTCAGGTTTTAAATATAAACTACTTGATGGTGCCGCCGCACGGTCATACTGTACCGAATAGAGTTCATCTATACGCGGTGAACGCCATGTTTGGCTAATATTGGCAAACCATGTTAAATACTGAGCTTGTTGCCATGATAAAGCTAAACGTGGCGACCATCCAGTATAGGTTTTTGATGAATAATCATGCCCGACCTCTGGTTTATTATAGGCATTGGCTAAATTCTCTTTTCCTTTATTGACGATATGGTCGTATCTTAGAGATGGCGTAATGGTGACTGAACCAATCTGATATTGATCTTCAATAAAACCACTCAACATGGTTTGTTGACCTTCTGGCATAAAGTATGGTTGATAATATCCATGGTTAAAGTCTGGATCATCAATTTTAGTATCTACAAAGTTTAAGGCTTGCTGATACATATTTTGATATTGCGCACCAACTTTTACTTTATGTGAACCATAGCGACTATCAATTTCACTGACGTTGCTTAACTTAATTGCTTTGTTGGTATATTCAATCCAACTTTGGCTACCTAATGTTCCAGCACTAATCACACCATGTTCTGTTCGAGTATCGTGCTGGTTGGTTTTGGAATAAGAAGCCACGGCTTTGAAATTAATATAAGGATTATTTGAGGGATTAAACTCATACCCCATAGAATAACTGCGATCATCCTGATCACGATAAACCAACTTACTCCGCCAAGCTTCGTCATATCCTAATTCATCAATTTCTTCTTGTGTCGGTGAGGTTAAATCGACATCACGCATTGCGGCAAAAGGCTCCCAGCTTTTATGACCACTTTGCATCGCGTTGATAAATATTTTGTGTCCCTCACTTGGACGGAAATTAAATTTTGCCATATAAGTATCCTGCTCTTGTTCAGAAAACAGGAACTTACTACCATCTGGTCGTTCGACATTACCGCTATCGCGTTTGGTAAAGTAAATTAGACCATCGATGATATTATTAGGAGCTTTAGCATATACAGCACCAGTATAAGTATTTTGGCTGTTATTGCTAAACCGAGAATATTTTAAGAAAGCCCCAATTAAACGGTCTTCTCTGAGTAAATCTTGTGCATCTTTAGTTTCTAGGGTTACTTTTCCACCAAAACCACCATTGCCCACTTCTACATTATGCGGACCTTTATCCACGGTAATTCGTTTTAAAATTTCCGGCTCCACAAATACTGAACCCTGACGATATTTATCAAAGCCCTTTAACGAATCATCCAATGTAATCGGTACATCTGCATGCCCTCCCATACCAAGAATATTAATGGTTTGCCCACCAGGTCGAGGTGAACCTGCCATACCGACTCCAGGCATGGTATCTAATAACTGCGCGACATTATTGGCTTGGAATCGATCAATTGCTTTTTGATTTAAAACACTTTGACCAAACTGAATGGTATCTTCGGTTTGAGCCTGCAAATAAATCGGTGTCATCTCATAAATCTGATTTTCCACACCACGTTTATGATTTTGCGTTGCCATGACTGACTGAGATGGCGTCATTTTAGGCTTAATGTTATCGATTGCCTTTGTTTCTAGATCGGTGGCACTTAATACAGGATTTTGTTGTGCAAAACTTTGTTGCCCGCCCATAAATCCCGTCATCAATAAAGCCATACATATACTTAAGGGTTTAGGTCGTGAATAAAAAAACTTGGATGACAGTTGCATGCTGAAAAACCGAATGAGTGTTATTTAAAACGCATAGCTTCGCTATTGCTGTTTATGCAATAAGCAATACGACATTAAATAAGACGTAGGAGAAAAGATTTATTACCACACCAATGTCGTCATAATCCATTTATAAGGACATTTCATTCTTAAGGTGCAGTAATATTACAAAGCGCGAAATCGCAAAGTCATATAATGACAACCTTGTAAATAATAGTAATTATTATTTTTATTTGCAGTTTTGTAAACCACTAAAAAGAACTTATTGTAATAAAATTAAATAAATAATTTAAAATCAATTGTTTATTTTTATGATTTTTCAATCAAAAAGTCGCATCATCTCTAGATGATACGACTTTTCGCTTAGTATCGGCTTTTTAATTAAATTAAACCTTCATCTCGCATAGCCATTTGTACAGAAGGTCGCTGTGCAACTTTATCTCTTAGCGCAGCAATATGTTTAAACGGTGCTAAATCATGCTGGATTAATTTCGACCAGTTCGTCAACACAAATAAATATGCATCAGCTGGACCAAAGTTATCATTCACCAAATAATCAAAATCACTATTTTCCAAATAGAGTTCAATATAATTTAAAATTTTATTAATCTCTGCATATGCAGCTGCTTTTTGTGTTTCATCTAACTGCGCTGTAAAAAATACCGCATATGCATCATGTAATTCGGAATTTAAATAGCCCAACCACTCTAAAACTTTGGCACGACCTAAGCCTGATGGTGGAATTAAATTTTGCTGTGGATCGTGTTGTGCCAAAAAAGGAAGTACTGCAACGTTTTCAGTCAAAACTAAACCAGGATTAATCTCTAGGGCTGGCACATAACCTTTGGCATTAATTTGATAAAAGTCTGTACCTTTTTCAGTAAGATGCGTTTTTAGATCAACACGCTCTAAATCAAAATCAACATTAATCTCATTGAGCAAAATATGTGCGGCTAATGAACATGCGCCAGGCGAATAATATAATTTCATCTTATTTCTCGATTATGACTTCTCTTTAGTTTTAAAACGCTTTGCGCCAGCATGCAAGTCTTGCATGCTTTATTCCGTATAAATTTCGATCATATAAAAAAGCAGTATTATGATCGCATCACAATACTGCTTTAGATTTAGACAAAAACACAAATCATGCTTTGGATTGTATGCTGTACCAGTATATTAAACCACATGCTTTTGAACTAAAATTGCACCAACAGAATACCCCGCACCAAATGAACACAAGACACCATATTCACCATCTGCTACCTCATGTTGGGTACGATGCAGCACAATCATCACACCCGCAGAAGATGTATTGGCAAATTCATCTAAGATAATAGGGACTAAATTTGGATCAGCATCAGCTTTTGCTTTGCCAACCACCAATTTAAGAATTAACTCATTCATACTGGCATTGGCTTGATGCAGCCAAAAACGTTTTACTTGGTCAGGCTGAATATTATTTTTTTCGAGCTGCTGAGCAATCATTTTTGCAACTAAAGGACAGACCTCTTTAAATACTTTACGACCATCTTGACGAAAATGTTTGTCATCTTTAACAGCATCTTCGCTACGATTTAAAAAGCCAAAGTTATTGCGAATATTATTAGAGAACTGGGTGTGAAGTGAAGTATCTACAATATCAAATCCTGTTTTTTGGTCGGTATTTTCAATAATAGATGCCGTCGCAACATCACCAAAAATAAAATGACAATCACGTGAGCGGAAATCATTATGTCCGGATGTAATTTCAACATTGACCAATAATACTGCTCGAGCACCCGATTGAATGGCATCACGTGCTTGTTTCAATCCAAAAGTCGCCGCAGAACACGCAACATTCATATCATAGGCATAACCTTGTATTCCCAAAGCCGTTTGAATCTCTATAGCGACCGCAGGATAAGCACGCTGCATATTTGAACATGCCAAAATAACCACATCGATATCTTCAGCCGTTACCCCAGCATTTGCCATGGCTTGTTTGGCAGCAATTACCCCCCACTCTGCTTGTAAAGATAATTCATCGTCTTCACGCTCACGTAAATATGGACGCATACGCGCTGGATCTAGAATACCTGTTTTTTCGACCACATAGCGGCGTTTAACCCCAGAGGCTTTTTCAATAAATTCAGCGCTAGAACCACGTAAAGCAGGAACTGTTTCCGCTGCAATGTCTTCAGCATGTGCTTGATTATACTGTTCCACATAAGCATTTAAACTCTCAACCAACTCTTCATTGGTAATCACATGCTCTGGATGATATAACCCTGTGCCAGTAATACGTATGCCCATGTAAAACTCCTTCTTAAAAAATTTAAATATAGATTTGCTTATATTCAACCAGAACACAAAGCAGAAATTAACGGATATTGAGTTGTTCCCACGCTTTTTGTAAACGGGTTACAGAGATCGGGATCTTGGTTTTCATGGGTTGGGCAAATAAAGAAATTCGAAACTCTTCAACCATAAAATATAATGCTTTTAACCGTTCATCATCCTGATGATCAAATAACCGATCCATCCATGGATCTACCTCTTTCATCGCAGCAATATCACGGTTTAGATTATGTGGCAAGCGCTCAAGTCGTGCTAAAACTGCTTTTAGATAACGCGGATATTCAACCCAAACATCATTAGAACAACGGTAAACATAATCTGCCAAATGCATTAAGTCGAGCTGATCTTCAATATCATCAATACTTTTAGCAAATACCGTTGAATCGAGTGAGGCAAGTTGCTGTCTTATTTGCTGCCATTGGGTGAAAATATTCGTCATGATCGCCAGTGCTTGCTGACCACAGCTTAAAAAATCGCGTTTTACTTGTTGTAAGACCTCTTCAAAATGTTTGGCATCTTGCGGCAAGCTCTTTAAGCTTAAACTTAAACTCGCATAAATCAACATTTGTTCTAATTTGCTTTTATCACCCAAAGGTGAATATGCCAAAGCCAAAGGCTTTGAAATTTGCTTTTTAAGCTGTCGGTTTAAATCGCCCAGTTGCAAATAAAGTAGGTGTATTACACCCAAACGCTGTTGTACTAAAGCTTGCTCAGCATCATTAAAATGCTGAATGACAACCCCAGCAGTCGATTTTATATCCAACGCTTGAAATGCTGTTACAGGCACCAGCGCTTGATATTGCTTAACCACTACACCAGATACTTTCTGTGCAGCTTCAAAAATAAAATCTTCTGGGAAAGTTTTAAACTCACCTTGCATTTTCTGTATGGGTCGATGTGTTTCTGTACGGCAACGCGCCATCAGTTCCGTTAAATCTCGCCCCTTGGCTATTATCCGACCTTTCTCATCTATAATCTGAATAAATGGAATAAGATAATTATCTACACGACTTAAATCAAAGTCTTCTGCTTTAATTTGTTCGGCACGAAGCTGAAAAGATAAATAGTTTAATATATGTTGTTGTAAATCTTTTTCGGTTAACTGCGCCATTAACTTGGCAGCAGTCTCAGGAATTGGCACTAAAGCACGGCGTTTTTCTTTACTCAAGGTTTTGAGTAAAGCTTCTATTAAGGCTTGGCGCCACCCCGGTATGCCCCATGACCAAATATTATCGTCGACTTGCGGCAGTGCGACCAATGGAATCTTCACGGTCGCACCATCTTGGTCATGACTCGGGTCAAAACGATAGCTCACTGCAAGACGTAGAGCACCATTCAAAATATAATCTGGAAACTGTTTCGTGGTAGCTGGGCGATCATTTTGCCATAGTGCTGCATCATCAACATAGAGATGGCGCGGTTGTTCGGCTTCGATTGTGGCACGCCAATCTTCAAAACTACGCCGACTCGCAATTTCTACCGGTACTTTTGCAGCATAAAACTCATAAATCGTTTGTTCATCTACCAATAAATCACGACGTCGTAATTTATCTTCGACCCTTTCAACTTCTGCTAACTTTTGTAAATTATGCTGTAAAAAACCTGGTTGAATACCCAAATGCCCAGTAGTTAATGCATCACGTAGGAAAATCTCATGCGCAACGCTCTGGTCTATTTTTTCATAATTACAAAGACGTTTCGCTTCAATAATCAAACCAAATAAAGAAATTTGATCATATGCATTGACCACACCATTTTTCTTCGACCAGTGTGGCTCGAAATAATGATGTTTTAATAAATCCGGTGCTGCCAATAAAATCCATTCTGGTTCAATTTTAGCAAGGGTTCTTAAATAAACTTGCGAGGTTTCCACCATTTCAAATGCCATAACCCAAGCAGCATTGGCTTTATGCAAGGTTGAAGCAGGAAAAATACGTGCTTTTTGCTGGCGAACTGCCATATAAACATTTTTTTCGTCTGTTTTATTGGCAATAAAAGACAAGAGACCTGTTAATAATGCACGGTGTAAATTTTCATAATCTGTAGTTTTCTCATTAAAGGATAATTTTAATGCTTGTGTCATATCCAGCAATTGCTCATAAGTTTTACGCCATTCTCGTAGGCGTAACCAACTAAGATAATGCTGACGCGCAAATTGACGGCGCTTATTTTCGGTAAAATTTTGTTTGGGGTCGTTTAAACTATCCCATAATTTTAAATAAAATAAAAAATCTGAATCAGGCTGTTTAAATAATGCATGCTTTTGATCGGCTTGTGCTTGTTTATCCGCAGGTCGTTCCCTTGGGTCCTGTACTGCCAACGCAGCTACAATGACCAATACCTCATTGAGTGCACCAAAATGTGAACCTCCAATCAGCATACGTGCGAGTCTAGGATCAATCGGCATCTTCGCCATCATGCGACCAATTTTGGTTAAACCTTTGGGTTTCTCCTGATAAGCCCCTAATTCTAAAAGTAACTTTTTACCATCATTGACCAAGCGATAATCTGGCGGATCAATAAAATCAAAGTTCTCAACCTCACCCAAGCCCAAATTCTGCATTTGCAAAATGACAGAAGCTAAATTGGTGCGTTTGATTTCTGGCTCTGTAAACTCTGGACGACCTAAAAAATCATCCTCACTATATAAACGAATACAAACACCTGCTGCAATACGCCCGCAGCGCCCTTTACGCTGGTTGGCTGCTGCTTGAGACACTGCCTCGATAGGTAGACGTTGTACCCGTGAACGATAGTTATAACGGGAAATTCGTGCAAATCCGCTATCAATCACATAGCGAATATTGGGAACAGTCAACGCTGTCTCAGCAACGTTGGTCGCAATAATAATTCTGCGCCCACCACCACTAGGGTTAAATATTTTTTGCTGTTCGGCCAACGCTAAGCGTGCATAAAGTGGTAAAATTTGCGTATGTCTTGGTCCGTATTTCTGTAAAGCTTCTTGTAGTTCACGAATTTCTTGTTCTGTGCTGGCAAAAATTAGAATATCTGCATATTCGGCATGCCCTTTGGCTTGTGCATCCTGATAACATTCTTCAACTGCTTGTACCACAGCACGTGGTAAATTTTCTTCAAAATCATCAAAGTCATCATCATCACTCCCCACAATATTCATTTCTGATACAGGGCGATAACGCACTTCAACTGGATAGCTTCGCCCTTCGACTTCAAAGATAGGGGCTTGGTTAAAATACCGGCTAAAACGCTCAACATCTAAGGTTGCTGAGGTGATAATCACTTTTAAATCGGGGCGTTTGGCGAGTAATTGCTTTAAGTACCCCATAATGAAGTCAATATTCAGCGAACGTTCATGTGCTTCATCGACAATAATCGTGTCATATTTTTGTAGATAACGATCATGTGCTAATTCAGCCAGCAAAATACCATCGGTCATCAAGCGGACGATTGAATGTGTTGAACTCTGTTCATTAAAACGCACTTTATAACTGATCGCTGCACCGAGTTTTTGTCCAACCTCCTGTGCAATTCGTTCAGATACACTACGTGCAGCTAAGCGGCGTGGCTGGGTATGGCCAATCATGCCAGTCAATCCACGACCTGCCAACATTGCAATTTGTGGGAGTTGAGTGGTTTTACCTGAACCCGTTTCCCCAGCCACAATAATCACTTGATGCTGTTGAATGGCTGCAATCAGGCGATCTGCATATTGACTCACAGGAAGATCTTGATTGAGGCGAATCTGCGGCAAAGCTGCCAAGCGTTGTCGTACCTGTTGATTCGATTTTTCAAACAGTGCTTGCCATAGTTTAGGATTGGCTTCTTTACCTTTACGAAGTCGATTTAAACGATGACGGTCACGTGCAAGTACCAATTGATCGACATTTAAATCTATACGCACAGCCATAAAACCCTAAAAACCCACAAATGAACCGCGTATTTTACGCTTAAAATCATAATTGCGATAGCTACAATTGCTGAGCAAAATCTCAATATTTGTACTAAAGATCACGCTTGCAAAAGCTTTATTCTTTTATGCAAAAAAAATAGCCCACAAAAATAGTGAGCTATTTTAATGCAACATCACACCAATTTAGTGCAATATCGCCAATATCAACAATTTTATAAGCTGTAATACATATCGAATTCTACTGGGTGTGTCGTAGTATTTAAACGACGAACTTCTTCAGTTTTTAATTCAATATACGCATTTAGCATTTCTTCCGTAAATACGCCGCCTTTTAATAAGAACTCATGATCCTCAGCAAGTGCTTCCAATGCCATATCTAAGCTATGTGCCACAGTTGGGATTTTAGCTTCTTCTTCTGGCGGTAAGTCATATAAGTTCTTATCTGCTGCTTCACCTGGATGAATTTTGTTTTGAATACCATCAAGCCCTGCCATTAATAAAGCAGCAAAAGCTAAATATGGGTTCGCCATTGGATCAGGGAAACGTGCTTCGATACGTTTACCTTTGGGGCTGGAAACATAAGGAA
This window contains:
- a CDS encoding TonB-dependent hemoglobin/transferrin/lactoferrin family receptor, translated to MGGQQSFAQQNPVLSATDLETKAIDNIKPKMTPSQSVMATQNHKRGVENQIYEMTPIYLQAQTEDTIQFGQSVLNQKAIDRFQANNVAQLLDTMPGVGMAGSPRPGGQTINILGMGGHADVPITLDDSLKGFDKYRQGSVFVEPEILKRITVDKGPHNVEVGNGGFGGKVTLETKDAQDLLREDRLIGAFLKYSRFSNNSQNTYTGAVYAKAPNNIIDGLIYFTKRDSGNVERPDGSKFLFSEQEQDTYMAKFNFRPSEGHKIFINAMQSGHKSWEPFAAMRDVDLTSPTQEEIDELGYDEAWRSKLVYRDQDDRSYSMGYEFNPSNNPYINFKAVASYSKTNQHDTRTEHGVISAGTLGSQSWIEYTNKAIKLSNVSEIDSRYGSHKVKVGAQYQNMYQQALNFVDTKIDDPDFNHGYYQPYFMPEGQQTMLSGFIEDQYQIGSVTITPSLRYDHIVNKGKENLANAYNKPEVGHDYSSKTYTGWSPRLALSWQQAQYLTWFANISQTWRSPRIDELYSVQYDRAAAPSSSLYLKPEKMLAIRLGNEMNFQDLFAEEDHLQVRLTYHHNRGKNEIFKNLSTFCEAQVIDKQNGGKGNISVCGGDYDHGWYRNVKDYTIKAYEAELFYNQPMWFAGITYAYVRGQRDQSPVNPWLGHKTWMTAIPPRKATATLGITVPEHHLTMGWRGIFVDAQRRSLRDDDDAIAARTYSLPKTKGYALHGIFTEWQPYGDTGPTLNFSIDNLFNRDYKMYLGEYMTGTGRDFKLSISQRF
- a CDS encoding glutathione S-transferase family protein, producing the protein MKLYYSPGACSLAAHILLNEINVDFDLERVDLKTHLTEKGTDFYQINAKGYVPALEINPGLVLTENVAVLPFLAQHDPQQNLIPPSGLGRAKVLEWLGYLNSELHDAYAVFFTAQLDETQKAAAYAEINKILNYIELYLENSDFDYLVNDNFGPADAYLFVLTNWSKLIQHDLAPFKHIAALRDKVAQRPSVQMAMRDEGLI
- a CDS encoding beta-ketoacyl-ACP synthase III gives rise to the protein MGIRITGTGLYHPEHVITNEELVESLNAYVEQYNQAHAEDIAAETVPALRGSSAEFIEKASGVKRRYVVEKTGILDPARMRPYLREREDDELSLQAEWGVIAAKQAMANAGVTAEDIDVVILACSNMQRAYPAVAIEIQTALGIQGYAYDMNVACSAATFGLKQARDAIQSGARAVLLVNVEITSGHNDFRSRDCHFIFGDVATASIIENTDQKTGFDIVDTSLHTQFSNNIRNNFGFLNRSEDAVKDDKHFRQDGRKVFKEVCPLVAKMIAQQLEKNNIQPDQVKRFWLHQANASMNELILKLVVGKAKADADPNLVPIILDEFANTSSAGVMIVLHRTQHEVADGEYGVLCSFGAGYSVGAILVQKHVV
- the hrpA gene encoding ATP-dependent RNA helicase HrpA, translated to MRIDLNVDQLVLARDRHRLNRLRKGKEANPKLWQALFEKSNQQVRQRLAALPQIRLNQDLPVSQYADRLIAAIQQHQVIIVAGETGSGKTTQLPQIAMLAGRGLTGMIGHTQPRRLAARSVSERIAQEVGQKLGAAISYKVRFNEQSSTHSIVRLMTDGILLAELAHDRYLQKYDTIIVDEAHERSLNIDFIMGYLKQLLAKRPDLKVIITSATLDVERFSRYFNQAPIFEVEGRSYPVEVRYRPVSEMNIVGSDDDDFDDFEENLPRAVVQAVEECYQDAQAKGHAEYADILIFASTEQEIRELQEALQKYGPRHTQILPLYARLALAEQQKIFNPSGGGRRIIIATNVAETALTVPNIRYVIDSGFARISRYNYRSRVQRLPIEAVSQAAANQRKGRCGRIAAGVCIRLYSEDDFLGRPEFTEPEIKRTNLASVILQMQNLGLGEVENFDFIDPPDYRLVNDGKKLLLELGAYQEKPKGLTKIGRMMAKMPIDPRLARMLIGGSHFGALNEVLVIVAALAVQDPRERPADKQAQADQKHALFKQPDSDFLFYLKLWDSLNDPKQNFTENKRRQFARQHYLSWLRLREWRKTYEQLLDMTQALKLSFNEKTTDYENLHRALLTGLLSFIANKTDEKNVYMAVRQQKARIFPASTLHKANAAWVMAFEMVETSQVYLRTLAKIEPEWILLAAPDLLKHHYFEPHWSKKNGVVNAYDQISLFGLIIEAKRLCNYEKIDQSVAHEIFLRDALTTGHLGIQPGFLQHNLQKLAEVERVEDKLRRRDLLVDEQTIYEFYAAKVPVEIASRRSFEDWRATIEAEQPRHLYVDDAALWQNDRPATTKQFPDYILNGALRLAVSYRFDPSHDQDGATVKIPLVALPQVDDNIWSWGIPGWRQALIEALLKTLSKEKRRALVPIPETAAKLMAQLTEKDLQQHILNYLSFQLRAEQIKAEDFDLSRVDNYLIPFIQIIDEKGRIIAKGRDLTELMARCRTETHRPIQKMQGEFKTFPEDFIFEAAQKVSGVVVKQYQALVPVTAFQALDIKSTAGVVIQHFNDAEQALVQQRLGVIHLLYLQLGDLNRQLKKQISKPLALAYSPLGDKSKLEQMLIYASLSLSLKSLPQDAKHFEEVLQQVKRDFLSCGQQALAIMTNIFTQWQQIRQQLASLDSTVFAKSIDDIEDQLDLMHLADYVYRCSNDVWVEYPRYLKAVLARLERLPHNLNRDIAAMKEVDPWMDRLFDHQDDERLKALYFMVEEFRISLFAQPMKTKIPISVTRLQKAWEQLNIR